The Puntigrus tetrazona isolate hp1 chromosome 3, ASM1883169v1, whole genome shotgun sequence genome contains a region encoding:
- the cbx1a gene encoding chromobox protein homolog 1a, with protein MSEPTDTASDAPSVTAESKLAPTVGKKQTKKKVEEVVEEEEEEYVVEKVLDRRVVKGRVEFLLKWKGFSDEDNTWEPEDNLDCPDLIAEYLQKHKPNDKKEPTGKRKGESDTDGGEDSRPKKRKDEQDKPRGFARGLEPERIIGATDSSGELMFLMKWKNSDEADLVPAKEANVKCPQVVISFYEERLTWHSYPSEEEEKKDDKN; from the exons AAAGCAAGCTGGCGCCCACAGTTGGGAAGAAGCAGACCAAGAAGAAGGTGGAGGAGGTGgtagaagaggaagaggaagaataTGTGGTGGAGAAGGTTCTGGACCGACGGGTGGTGAAAGGCAGGGTGGAGTTCCTTCTCAAGTGGAAGGGCTTCTCAGA TGAAGACAACACATGGGAGCCAGAAGATAACCTGGACTGTCCTGATCTCATCGCCGAGTacctgcaaaaacacaaaccaaatGACAAGAAAGAGCCTACTGGTAAAAGGAAAGGAGAATCCGACACAGACGGTGGGGAAGACAGCCGGCCCAAAAAGAGGAAAGATGAG CAAGACAAGCCGAGGGGCTTTGCACGAGGATTAGAACCAGAACGCATCATTGGAGCCACAGACTCCAGCGGAGAGCTCATGTTTCTAATGAAATG GAAAAACTCTGACGAGGCAGATCTCGTTCCGGCAAAAGAGGCCAATGTGAAGTGCCCACAGGTGGTCATCTCATTCTATGAAGAGCGACTAACATGGCACTCCTACCCTTctgaggaggaagagaagaagGACGACAAGAACTAG
- the nfe2l1a gene encoding endoplasmic reticulum membrane sensor NFE2L1a: protein MPDLKKYLTEGLIQVAILLSLAGMRVDVDPYLPPLTEIILGPNSALTQTQFHNLRNVLDGYNLHPKSADLDGFFTARRLLNWVRSLDRLQVPAPELEAWLVHREPDTGVSVPAQVGLLEEGGGLQDVEEPSELSMRLGSGGELGYDAAEDQMQRSLNHADDDEPIKEEGDGMSFFWEQEPQQNVHQVQLENARSQSLSLFDEEEELMVNSWRNSNPFHNQMFGGDPQLSGVRDDASLSIDECLNFIDAGFPSERDPELTGPDVQNVGEQALPEFQRPVMSPLLPEQESTTLEQQWQDVLAIMESQDMDTAETIDDSPFSVSDSDRNTGSLENFIHQDVRLPQATLPRSTEAQNSFTMDETSCMNNNSMPNINSDTSYNAEAFEDSDIIDLLMTNGTSLPSPIDPLLEEAMLDEIELMDLALEELSQVQSEEQNPADSDSGLSLDYSQSPASPSGSESSNSSSSSSCSSSLSSPSPGLMYEGGAVGYTHIKEEDGAVGGYMPEQSKMCQSSFLEARQFHRLPWLEHIGHDHTYNQPQSQKKPPKDLSDESPKDKVLDHLSGRDEKRARSMNIPFSNEHIVNLPVEDFNRLLAKYHLNEAQLTLIRDIRRRGKNKMAAQNCRRRKLDVLLGLECSVDSLRRLRAKLLREKSEILRSIREMKQHLNSLYQEVYERLREEQGLLYSDNNFSTCPVTSQRRTDSHSRRKLSKRQKHKK from the exons ATGCCGGACCTGAAGAAGTACCTCACAGAGGGCCTGATCCAAGTGGCTATCCTTCTCAGTCTGGCTGGGATGCGTGTGGACGTGGATCCCTACCTGCCCCCTTTAACCGAAATCATTCTGGGCCCAAATTCGGCTCTAACTCAGACTCAGTTCCACAACCTCCGAAACGTCTTGGATGGGTATAACCTGCACCCAAAAAGCGCAGATCTGGACGGGTTCTTCACAGCTCGCCGGCTTCTGAACTGGGTCCGCTCTCTAGACCGTCTGCAGGTGCCGGCGCCGGAGCTGGAGGCCTGGCTGGTCCACAGGGAGCCTGACACTGGGGTCTCCGTTCCAGCTCAGGTGGGCCTCCTCGAGGAAGGCGGAGGTCTTCAAGATGTGGAGGAACCCTCAGAGCTAAGCATGAGGTTGGGAAGCGGAGGAGAGCTGGGTTATGATGCAGCTGAGGATCAAATGCAGAGAAGCCTCAACCATGCAGACGACGATGAACCCATTAAAGAG GAGGGAGATGGTATGTCTTTCTTCTGGGAGCAGGAACCTCAGCAAAATGTCCACCAGGTGCAGCTGGAAAATGCAAGAAGCCAATCTCTCAGCTTGTTTGACGAGGAAGAAGAGCTCATGGTGAACAGCTGGAGAAATTCAAATCCATTTCACAACCAAATGTTTGGAGGGGATCCACAG CTGTCAGGTGTAAGGGACGACGCTTCTCTTTCCATTGATGAGTGCTTAAACTTCATCGATGCCGGCTTTCCCTCAGAAAGAGATCCAGAG TTGACAGGTCCTGATGTACAGAATGTAGGGGAACAGGCACTTCCTGAGTTTCAGAGGCCAGTTATGTCACCCTTGTTGCCTGAACAGGAATCAACAACTTTAGAGCAACAGTGGCAAGATGTTCTGGCCATCATGGAATCACAG GACATGGATACAGCCGAAACAATAGATGATTCTCCTTTCAGTGTCAGTGATTCAGACAGAAACACTGGCTCATTGGAAAACTTTATTCATCAGGATGTTCGCCTTCCCCAAGCCACTCTGCCAAGATCCACTGAAGCTCAAAACAGCTTCACCATGGACGAAACCAGTTGCATGAACAACAACTCCATGCCGAACATTAATTCGGACACTTCTTATAACGCAGAAGCTTTCGAAGACTCTGATATCATAGACCTCCTCATGACTAACGGGACTAGCCTGCCAAGCCCTATAGATCCTCTGCTTGAGGAAGCCATGCTCGATGAGATTGAACTAATGGATTTGGCTCTGGAAGAACTGAGCCAGGTACAATCTGAAGAGCAGAACCCAGCAGATTCCGACTCTGGGTTATCCCTGGATTACAGTCAAAGCCCTGCTTCTCCTAGTGGATCTGAATCTTCCAAttcctcctcatcttcttcGTGCTCTTCGTCACTGTCCAGCCCAAGCCCTGGTTTGATGTACGAAGGCGGCGCTGTGGGTTATACTCATATCAAGGAAGAGGATGGAGCTGTGGGCGGGTACATGCCAGAACAAAGCAAAATGTGTCAGTCAAGCTTTTTGGAAGCCAGACAGTTCCATCGCCTTCCTTGGCTCGAGCACATCGGACACGATCATACCTACAACCAACCCCAAAGCCAGAAGAAACCGCCAAAAGATCTTTCCGACGAGTCGCCAAAAGACAAAGTTCTGGATCATCTATCCGGCCGGGATGAGAAACGTGCACGTTCGATGAATATCCCGTTCTCCAATGAACACATCGTGAACTTACCCGTCGAGGACTTCAATCGCTTGCTAGCCAAATATCATCTCAATGAGGCTCAGCTTACGCTTATCAGAGACATTCGCCGCAGGggtaaaaacaaaatggctgcCCAGAACTGTCGGAGGAGGAAGCTAGATGTCCTGCTGGGATTGGAGTGCAGTGTGGATAGCCTGAGACGCCTCCGGGCCAAACTGCTCAGGGAGAAGTCTGAGATCCTGCGCTCCATCAGGGAGATGAAGCAGCATCTAAACAGCTTGTATCAAGAGGTTTACGAGAGACTAAGAGAGGAACAGGGGCTGCTGTACTCTGACAACAACTTCAGCACCTGCCCTGTAACATCACAGCGCAGAACAGACTCACACTCCAGACGCAAACTTAGcaagagacaaaaacacaagaaGTGA
- the copz2 gene encoding LOW QUALITY PROTEIN: coatomer subunit zeta-2 (The sequence of the model RefSeq protein was modified relative to this genomic sequence to represent the inferred CDS: inserted 1 base in 1 codon) — MTAQSCPRQHCATTMDSAALEPSLYTVKAVFILDNDGNRLLSKYYDPELYPSMKEQKNFEKNVFNKTHKADNEIAFLEGMTIVYKSSIDLFFYVVGSAQENELMLMAVLNCLFETLSQMLRKNVEKRTLLDNMDGVFLVVDEIIDGGVILESDPQQVIEKXNYRADDSPLSEQSVAQHITEKLALTSNVLQSAKEQIKWSILK; from the exons ATGACAGCTCAAAGCTGTCCACGTCAACACTGTGCTACCACCATGGACTCCGCGGCTCTG gAACCCTCGCTCTACACTGTGAAAGCGGTCTTCATCTTAGACAACGATGGAAACAGACTGCTTTCAAAG TACTATGATCCAGAGCTCTATCCCTCAATGAAAGAGCAGAAGAATTTTGAAAAGAATGTATTCAACAAAACACATAAAGCCGACA ATGAAATTGCCTTCTTGGAGGGAATGACGATAGTCTACAAGAGCAGCATAGACTTGTTCTTCTATGTAGTCGGCAGCGCTCAGGAGAATGAG CTCATGCTGATggcggtgttgaactgcttgttTGAGACTCTCAGTCAGATGTTGAG GAAGAATGTGGAGAAAAGGACTCTGCTGGATAATATGGACGGAGTGTTCCTGGTGGTGGATGAAATCATCGACGGAGG GGTGATCCTGGAGAGTGACCCCCAGCAGGTCATTGAAA TCAACTACAGG GCAGATGACAGCCCATTATCAGAACAGAGCGTGGCACAG CACATCACTGAAAAACTGGCTCTCACTTCTAAT gtgttACAGTCAGCAAAGGAGCAGATCAAGTGGtcaattctgaaataa